One window from the genome of Echinicola vietnamensis DSM 17526 encodes:
- a CDS encoding Glu/Leu/Phe/Val family dehydrogenase has product MAYIEPAPIKDKENPLESMMERFNIAAEKLGLSEEVYNVLKNPAKQVIVSLPITMDNGKIKVFEGIRVVHSNILGPAKGGIRFAPDVHIDEVRALAAWMTWKCAVVDIPYGGGKGGVRCNPREMSPGEIERLVRAYTLAMIDVFGPDKDIPAPDMGTGPKEMAWLMDEYSKAKGTTVNAVVTGKPLVLGGSLGRTEATGRGVMVSALAAMEKLKINPFQATCAVQGFGNVGSWASALLEERGLKVVAVSDISGAYYNANGINIQKAIAYRDGNKGTLEGFDGAEKLSDPMELLELKVDVLVPAAVEDVITKANVDKINARLIVEGANGPTSFNADKIINDKGIMVVPDILANAGGVTVSYFEWVQNRLGYKWTAERVNRRSDRIMKEAFDQVYKVSVKHGVPMRIAAYIVAIDKVAQTYQFRGGF; this is encoded by the coding sequence ATGGCTTATATCGAACCGGCTCCAATTAAGGATAAAGAAAATCCATTGGAGTCAATGATGGAGAGGTTTAATATAGCAGCAGAAAAACTGGGCCTTTCCGAGGAGGTCTACAATGTGCTGAAAAACCCCGCAAAACAAGTGATCGTATCCCTTCCGATTACCATGGACAATGGTAAAATAAAGGTTTTTGAAGGGATTCGTGTCGTTCATTCCAACATCTTGGGCCCTGCAAAAGGAGGCATTCGCTTTGCACCGGATGTGCACATCGACGAAGTACGGGCGCTGGCTGCTTGGATGACGTGGAAATGTGCCGTCGTGGACATTCCCTATGGTGGAGGAAAAGGTGGCGTCCGCTGCAATCCTAGAGAAATGTCACCGGGTGAAATCGAGCGTTTGGTGCGGGCCTATACCCTTGCCATGATTGATGTGTTTGGTCCGGACAAGGACATTCCTGCACCAGACATGGGGACCGGGCCTAAGGAAATGGCCTGGTTAATGGATGAGTATTCCAAAGCAAAAGGAACAACGGTAAATGCTGTGGTGACGGGCAAACCGCTCGTATTGGGAGGTTCTCTGGGGAGGACAGAGGCGACAGGCCGTGGGGTGATGGTTTCGGCACTGGCTGCCATGGAGAAACTTAAAATCAACCCTTTTCAGGCCACCTGCGCGGTCCAAGGTTTTGGCAACGTAGGCTCCTGGGCTTCGGCATTGCTGGAAGAGCGGGGATTGAAAGTGGTGGCGGTTTCGGATATTTCCGGTGCTTATTACAATGCCAATGGCATCAACATCCAAAAAGCCATTGCTTACCGTGATGGAAATAAGGGGACGCTGGAAGGCTTTGACGGTGCAGAGAAGCTATCAGATCCAATGGAACTGCTCGAATTGAAGGTGGATGTGCTGGTGCCGGCGGCCGTGGAAGATGTGATCACCAAGGCCAATGTGGATAAAATCAATGCACGCCTCATCGTCGAAGGTGCCAATGGACCTACTTCTTTTAATGCGGATAAAATCATCAACGATAAAGGCATCATGGTCGTGCCGGATATCTTGGCCAATGCCGGTGGGGTGACCGTGTCCTATTTCGAATGGGTGCAAAATCGTCTCGGATATAAATGGACTGCAGAAAGGGTGAACAGAAGATCCGACCGGATCATGAAAGAAGCCTTTGACCAAGTTTATAAGGTTTCCGTAAAGCATGGGGTCCCCATGCGAATAGCTGCATACATCGTGGCCATCGATAAAGTAGCCCAAACCTATCAGTTTAGGGGAGGATTCTAA
- a CDS encoding phosphatidylserine decarboxylase family protein — protein sequence MTIHKEGRTLLFWMLVVLAGINFATHQWLPGQDTVLNLILLASIIIYLLVLQFFRSPTIPMPVDEQMVYAPADGKVVVIEEAQEDEFLKERRKQISIFMSPVNVHVNRSPVSGIVEYFKYHPGKYMVAWHPKASYENERSTMVIRHTKTGVKLLVRQIAGAVARRIKYYVKEGDPVIQGGEFGFIKFGSRVDVFVPLDAEILVNIDDKTKGGITPLARLK from the coding sequence ATGACGATACATAAAGAAGGAAGAACATTATTATTCTGGATGCTGGTAGTGCTTGCTGGGATCAATTTTGCCACCCATCAGTGGTTGCCAGGACAGGATACGGTATTAAATTTGATTTTGCTGGCCAGTATCATCATTTATTTGTTGGTGCTGCAGTTTTTCAGGAGTCCCACTATCCCCATGCCAGTAGATGAGCAAATGGTATATGCGCCCGCTGACGGGAAAGTGGTGGTCATAGAGGAAGCGCAGGAAGATGAATTCCTGAAGGAAAGGAGAAAGCAGATTTCCATTTTTATGTCACCTGTAAATGTTCATGTGAACCGCTCACCGGTAAGTGGAATCGTGGAGTATTTTAAGTACCACCCCGGAAAATACATGGTGGCTTGGCACCCGAAGGCAAGCTATGAAAATGAACGGTCCACCATGGTCATCAGGCATACCAAGACAGGAGTGAAATTATTGGTAAGGCAAATTGCCGGCGCCGTGGCCAGAAGAATCAAATACTATGTAAAAGAAGGTGATCCCGTGATCCAAGGAGGGGAGTTTGGCTTTATTAAGTTTGGTTCCAGAGTGGATGTGTTTGTGCCGTTGGATGCAGAGATCCTAGTCAATATTGATGATAAGACGAAGGGCGGCATTACCCCTTTGGCCCGTTTGAAATAG